From the genome of Spirosomataceae bacterium TFI 002, one region includes:
- a CDS encoding alanine or glycine:cation symporter, AGCS family, translating into MLLNFINSLLLFFQEPVEMGLDERINEAFTPVSEGWQSIVLYPIFGVPIVLLILVLGATFFTVYFSFINIRRFPLAIQVVRGKFDAIEQGAEPVNTSNLNVVDGDIVDTIRIEGHEGEVSHFQALATAVSGTVGLGNIAGVALAIALGGPGATFWMIICGLIGMSTKFVECTLGVKYRDVGADGTVYGGPMYYLTKGFNEIGMKGAGKVLAVIFAVLCVGASFGGGNAAQSNQAASQIASMIGWQSGSSGTVIGVVLAIIVGIVIIGGIKRIAQVTEKVVPFMAAIYVGACLFIIFANFSYIDDAFGLIFTNAFTPEAGIGGLFGVMIVGFQRAAFSNEAGAGSASIAHSAVRTNYPASEGIVALLEPFIDTVVICTMTALVIIMYNSTGVFDYGVAEVIIDGQTVEGSVLTSMAFASVIPWFPYILTLAIVLFAISTMISWSYYGLQAWMFLFGKSRAADLSYKVLFLIFIVIGAAANMSAVWGFSDAMILALVFPNMIGLFFLFPKVKEEMNRYLDAIGVKKFFKG; encoded by the coding sequence ATGTTATTAAACTTTATCAATTCTCTTTTGCTCTTCTTTCAAGAACCAGTAGAAATGGGTCTCGACGAACGAATCAATGAAGCTTTTACACCGGTTTCAGAAGGTTGGCAATCAATTGTACTTTACCCAATATTTGGTGTTCCTATTGTTTTACTGATTTTGGTACTTGGTGCTACATTTTTCACTGTTTATTTTTCTTTTATTAATATCAGAAGGTTTCCTCTTGCTATTCAAGTTGTTCGTGGGAAATTTGATGCTATCGAGCAAGGAGCTGAGCCCGTAAACACCTCCAACTTAAATGTTGTTGATGGAGATATTGTAGATACAATTAGGATTGAAGGACATGAAGGTGAGGTTAGTCATTTTCAAGCATTGGCTACAGCGGTTTCTGGAACAGTTGGTTTAGGTAATATTGCTGGTGTTGCATTGGCAATTGCACTTGGCGGGCCAGGAGCTACCTTTTGGATGATTATTTGTGGACTTATTGGTATGTCAACAAAGTTTGTTGAGTGTACACTTGGTGTAAAGTATCGTGACGTTGGAGCTGATGGTACTGTTTATGGTGGTCCTATGTATTACCTTACTAAAGGTTTCAATGAGATAGGAATGAAAGGTGCAGGAAAGGTATTGGCTGTTATTTTTGCAGTTCTATGCGTAGGAGCATCATTTGGTGGAGGAAACGCTGCCCAGTCAAATCAAGCTGCTTCTCAAATAGCATCAATGATTGGATGGCAAAGCGGAAGCTCAGGAACAGTAATCGGAGTGGTATTGGCCATTATAGTAGGAATTGTTATCATTGGAGGAATTAAGAGAATCGCTCAAGTAACTGAAAAAGTTGTTCCATTTATGGCGGCAATTTATGTAGGAGCTTGCTTGTTTATCATTTTTGCCAATTTCTCATATATTGATGATGCGTTTGGATTGATTTTTACAAATGCATTTACACCAGAAGCTGGTATTGGTGGATTGTTTGGTGTAATGATTGTTGGTTTTCAACGTGCTGCCTTTTCTAATGAGGCAGGTGCGGGATCTGCATCTATTGCCCACTCCGCGGTAAGAACAAACTATCCAGCATCTGAAGGGATTGTTGCACTTCTTGAGCCATTTATTGATACAGTAGTAATATGCACAATGACTGCACTTGTGATTATTATGTATAATAGCACTGGTGTTTTTGATTATGGTGTTGCAGAAGTAATAATAGATGGTCAAACAGTAGAAGGTTCAGTGCTTACATCAATGGCATTTGCATCAGTTATTCCATGGTTTCCATACATTCTTACACTAGCAATTGTACTTTTTGCTATATCGACAATGATATCTTGGTCATATTACGGATTGCAAGCTTGGATGTTCCTTTTTGGAAAAAGTAGAGCGGCGGACCTTTCTTACAAAGTTCTCTTTTTGATATTCATAGTAATAGGGGCTGCAGCGAATATGTCAGCAGTATGGGGTTTTTCAGATGCAATGATTCTTGCACTTGTTTTCCCAAATATGATAGGTTTATTCTTCTTATTCCCTAAGGTAAAAGAAGAAATGAATCGTTATTTAGACGCAATTGGAGTTAAGAAATTCTTTAAAGGTTAA
- a CDS encoding branched-chain amino acid aminotransferase translates to MHHCFFNGKIAPTSDTNIHISDLGLLRGYGLFDYFRTYNGKPFQWDMYWARYENSAKRMGISSPLNKKEAFEVVEKLIKLSGLEECAIRFVLTGGYAEDSISVTQSNLLIISEDIHYVTASSYTTGMSVITYEFVRDIPAIKSTDYKHLLILQPEIKKAGASDVLYHKNGEVSELSRSNIFHFKDNLLITPNENILNGITRQTVLELAKPHFKIEERPVTLEEFINADEIFTTSSTKRVMPITKIDDKLIGNGEVGQKTQFLQKLIDEMVKKW, encoded by the coding sequence ATGCATCATTGTTTCTTTAACGGAAAAATCGCTCCTACTAGCGATACAAATATCCACATTAGTGACCTAGGTTTACTTCGTGGATACGGACTATTTGATTACTTCAGAACCTACAACGGCAAGCCATTTCAATGGGACATGTATTGGGCTAGGTATGAAAACTCTGCCAAAAGAATGGGGATTTCAAGCCCATTAAACAAGAAAGAGGCCTTTGAGGTTGTAGAAAAGTTAATTAAACTAAGCGGCCTTGAAGAGTGTGCAATCAGGTTTGTTTTGACTGGCGGCTATGCCGAAGATAGCATTTCTGTGACGCAGTCAAACTTATTAATTATAAGTGAAGACATTCACTATGTTACCGCATCATCTTATACGACTGGAATGAGTGTTATAACCTATGAATTCGTACGCGATATACCAGCAATAAAAAGCACAGATTATAAGCACTTACTAATATTACAACCTGAAATAAAAAAAGCTGGTGCTAGTGATGTTCTGTATCATAAAAACGGTGAGGTAAGCGAATTAAGCCGAAGTAACATTTTCCATTTTAAGGATAACTTACTTATCACCCCCAATGAAAACATACTGAATGGTATTACTCGTCAAACTGTGCTAGAACTAGCAAAACCACACTTCAAAATTGAAGAAAGGCCAGTTACTTTAGAGGAGTTTATAAATGCCGACGAGATTTTCACAACAAGCTCTACAAAGAGGGTTATGCCAATTACTAAAATCGACGACAAGTTAATTGGTAATGGGGAGGTAGGTCAAAAAACGCAATTTCTCCAAAAGCTAATTGACGAAATGGTGAAAAAGTGGTAG
- a CDS encoding type IX secretion system membrane protein, PorP/SprF family: MRKLTFILFLTALAGSVKAQDPQFSQFYAAPLYHNPAFAGSAYAPRVMFNYRNQWPSLGANFVTNVITIDAYAEKLNSGFGIMFLDDQQGSNRLKSTEFSGFYSYQMNLIDDHFIRFGAQATYSNRGFNPIGLTFGDQFNNSGYTGNPTNDPLANSANIQPVNFVDFGAGLLYYNPKAFLGVAVNHLTEPTMNFLGSGTGDVLPRKITVNGGFNVPLDNSFSSAGNIDKEFTLTPAFLFKQQGKFSQLDLGAYVTYTPLTLGLWYRGIPIKKQETTRANHDALIALLGFRFDSFSIGYSYDLTISGLGASSGGAHELSISYQFEAFESEKNPHIRRRKKALSCPKF, translated from the coding sequence ATGAGAAAACTAACATTCATATTATTTCTAACTGCGTTAGCTGGGAGCGTGAAAGCTCAAGATCCACAGTTTTCGCAATTTTATGCTGCACCGCTATATCACAATCCTGCTTTTGCGGGAAGTGCTTATGCACCAAGGGTGATGTTTAATTACCGAAATCAATGGCCTTCTTTGGGAGCCAATTTTGTCACAAATGTTATCACAATCGATGCATATGCCGAAAAGCTAAATAGTGGATTTGGGATTATGTTTTTGGATGATCAACAAGGAAGCAATAGGCTAAAGTCTACTGAGTTTTCTGGTTTTTATTCTTACCAAATGAATCTTATTGATGATCACTTTATAAGGTTTGGTGCCCAAGCAACATATTCCAATAGAGGGTTTAATCCGATTGGGTTGACTTTTGGAGATCAATTTAATAATAGTGGTTATACTGGTAATCCAACCAATGATCCATTGGCTAATTCGGCTAATATTCAACCAGTCAATTTTGTTGACTTTGGAGCTGGTTTACTTTATTATAACCCTAAAGCGTTTTTAGGAGTTGCGGTAAATCACTTAACTGAGCCTACTATGAATTTTTTAGGGTCTGGTACTGGAGATGTATTACCACGAAAAATAACTGTGAACGGAGGGTTTAATGTTCCTTTAGATAATTCATTCTCGAGTGCAGGAAACATTGATAAAGAATTTACACTTACCCCTGCATTTCTTTTTAAGCAGCAAGGTAAATTTTCTCAGCTGGATTTAGGAGCATATGTGACATATACACCATTGACTTTGGGTTTATGGTACAGAGGTATTCCTATTAAAAAGCAAGAAACAACCAGAGCCAATCATGATGCCTTGATTGCCTTATTAGGTTTTAGATTCGATAGCTTTTCTATTGGTTATAGCTATGATCTTACTATTTCGGGACTCGGAGCTTCGTCGGGAGGTGCTCATGAATTGTCTATCTCATATCAGTTTGAAGCATTCGAAAGTGAAAAGAATCCTCATATAAGAAGAAGGAAAAAAGCACTGTCTTGTCCGAAGTTTTAA
- a CDS encoding amino acid/polyamine/organocation transporter, APC superfamily yields the protein MASKLWARKPIKQLIGEASDGKNELTRSLSATSLVALGIGAIIGAGLFSLTGIAAANHAGPAVTLSFVLAGIGCAFAGLCYAEFASMIPTAGSAYTYSYATLGEFVAWIIGWDLVLEYALGAATVAVSWSQYLLELLSSLGIHLPVQLICSPFETINLSDGTVVNGGLINLPAIFIVVLLSLLLIRGTSGSAKMNNILVILKLAVVFMFIILGWKFMDPANHTPFIPDNTGVRGQFGWSGIAAGAAVVFFAFIGFDAVSTAAQEAKDPQRTMPIGILGSLVVCTILYVLFSYVMTGLVPFTVFANDAKPAATAFAQTGYDFLQKGLIIAILAGYTSVMLVMLLGQSRVFYSMSKDGLLPKFFGDVHPKFRSPWKTNLFFMGFVSIFAGFVPVSDLGHMVSIGTLFAFALVCFGVWIMRIKQPDLPRAFKTPFVPVIPILGILVCVYLMTSLPIEAWYRLSLWLGLGLAIYFFYGRNHSKLNNDKD from the coding sequence ATGGCATCTAAGCTTTGGGCAAGAAAGCCCATCAAACAATTAATAGGCGAAGCCTCTGACGGCAAAAACGAACTCACAAGGTCACTTTCGGCAACTAGTTTGGTTGCTTTGGGTATTGGAGCAATAATTGGAGCGGGTTTATTCTCCTTAACTGGTATAGCTGCAGCTAATCACGCAGGTCCAGCAGTCACCCTTTCTTTTGTTTTGGCTGGTATAGGCTGTGCATTTGCAGGTTTGTGTTATGCGGAGTTTGCATCTATGATTCCAACTGCGGGTAGTGCATATACATATTCTTATGCTACATTAGGTGAATTTGTAGCTTGGATAATTGGTTGGGATTTGGTTTTGGAATATGCCCTTGGTGCAGCAACTGTTGCTGTGTCTTGGTCTCAATATTTATTGGAACTACTAAGTTCCCTGGGAATTCATTTACCTGTTCAACTAATTTGTTCTCCATTTGAAACCATCAACCTAAGTGATGGAACTGTAGTGAATGGTGGATTGATAAACCTTCCTGCAATTTTTATTGTGGTGCTTTTATCATTGCTTTTGATTCGAGGTACAAGTGGTTCTGCCAAAATGAACAATATACTTGTGATTTTGAAGCTTGCTGTTGTCTTCATGTTCATCATACTAGGTTGGAAATTCATGGATCCTGCTAATCATACGCCTTTTATTCCAGATAATACGGGAGTAAGAGGGCAATTTGGATGGTCAGGGATTGCGGCAGGAGCTGCCGTTGTATTTTTCGCTTTTATCGGTTTTGACGCGGTATCTACTGCGGCTCAAGAAGCAAAAGATCCCCAGCGAACTATGCCAATAGGAATCCTTGGTTCATTGGTTGTATGTACCATACTGTACGTACTTTTCTCTTATGTAATGACAGGCTTGGTTCCTTTTACGGTATTTGCAAATGACGCTAAACCTGCTGCAACTGCATTTGCTCAAACAGGGTATGATTTCCTTCAAAAAGGACTTATTATAGCTATTCTTGCTGGTTACACATCTGTAATGCTTGTAATGTTATTAGGTCAGAGTAGAGTATTTTACTCTATGAGTAAGGATGGGTTATTGCCTAAGTTCTTTGGAGATGTACACCCAAAATTTCGCTCTCCATGGAAAACTAATCTATTCTTTATGGGTTTTGTGTCCATTTTTGCTGGTTTTGTTCCAGTAAGTGATCTAGGTCATATGGTAAGTATAGGTACTTTATTTGCTTTTGCCTTGGTTTGTTTTGGTGTATGGATAATGAGAATCAAGCAACCGGATCTACCTAGAGCATTTAAGACGCCATTTGTGCCAGTGATCCCTATACTAGGAATTTTGGTTTGTGTATATTTAATGACATCATTACCTATAGAAGCTTGGTATAGGCTATCTTTATGGCTAGGGCTTGGTTTGGCTATTTATTTCTTTTATGGAAGGAATCATAGTAAACTTAACAATGACAAAGATTAA